In a single window of the Desertifilum tharense IPPAS B-1220 genome:
- the aroH gene encoding chorismate mutase, with product MAEQKEDACVGWRVRAIRGAITVPENTKEAIAEAVTELLDELEARNSIDPEEIVSVTFSVTRDLDAIFPAAIARKRPHWENVPLLDVQQMHVEGALERCIRLLIHINLPVEHRAIVHPYLRQAKTLRPDLVLTQSARL from the coding sequence ATGGCTGAACAGAAGGAGGATGCGTGCGTGGGTTGGCGAGTACGGGCAATTCGGGGTGCGATTACAGTACCCGAAAATACGAAAGAAGCGATCGCAGAAGCAGTCACGGAACTGCTTGATGAGTTAGAAGCCAGAAATTCCATCGATCCTGAAGAGATCGTCAGCGTGACTTTCTCGGTGACGCGCGACTTAGATGCAATTTTTCCGGCTGCGATCGCCCGTAAGCGTCCCCACTGGGAAAATGTGCCGCTGCTGGATGTGCAACAAATGCATGTGGAAGGGGCCCTAGAACGCTGCATTCGCCTTTTGATTCACATTAATCTACCCGTGGAGCATCGGGCAATCGTTCATCCGTATTTGCGTCAGGCCAAAACCCTTAGACCTGACTTGGTTTTAACCCAATCTGCCCGTTTATAG
- the cobJ gene encoding precorrin-3B C(17)-methyltransferase, producing the protein MVIAWQEFQPIGAIATTPSAVRHLQPLCQAVGVHLWIPEALQADFPDLPVYSGSLKDHLAQIWPQYRSLLFGLATGAVVRLIAPLLKDKTTDPAILVLDEAGKFTISLCSGHRGGADRLAGLVSHMLGTTPVITGASAHLGLPGIDILGTPFGWMRGTGDWTGVSAAIAKGEPVRVIQEVGSTLWCDRLPDGHPFRFGFAESAQTEAEKARVWISFTQRQFSPESEVPKVQWHPRVLWVGVGCERGTPREVIEKAIGQVFRAYHLAEGAIAGIATLDLKADEVGLVELCGDRNFPLTTFQAHTLRQISVPNPSAVVDSEVGTPSVAEAAAMLAAGAEQLLVPKQIYRAQPEEVPVHAGKAVTVAIAQAEYEYTARLGQLYLVGTGPGNLDQMTAAAKSAIASADAIIGYSLYIDLISPLLRPGQIIEALPITQEKQRAQRAIELAQWGLTVAVISSGDCGIYGMAGLVLEALQAQGWDGKTPGVQVFPGISALQATASRVGAPLMHDFCAISLSDLLTPWEVIQRRLTAAAQADFITALYNPKSQTRTQQIAIAQSIFLQYRSPQTPVAIARSVYRQDEEIYLTTLEKMLETPIDMLTTVLIGNSNTRTLGEWMITPRGYHLGQDICQPED; encoded by the coding sequence ATGGTTATAGCTTGGCAGGAATTTCAGCCCATAGGAGCGATCGCAACAACTCCTAGTGCGGTGCGACACCTTCAGCCGTTGTGTCAGGCGGTGGGGGTTCATTTATGGATACCCGAAGCGCTACAGGCTGATTTTCCAGACTTACCCGTTTATTCGGGTTCCCTCAAAGATCATCTCGCCCAGATTTGGCCGCAGTATCGCAGCTTGCTTTTTGGGTTAGCTACAGGTGCAGTTGTCCGCTTAATTGCGCCGTTGTTAAAGGATAAAACCACAGATCCTGCCATTTTAGTGCTAGATGAGGCAGGAAAATTTACCATTAGTTTATGTAGCGGTCATCGCGGCGGTGCAGATCGGCTAGCTGGTCTCGTCAGCCACATGTTAGGGACAACACCTGTCATTACTGGGGCTTCTGCTCATCTGGGTTTACCGGGAATCGATATTTTAGGAACGCCCTTTGGGTGGATGCGGGGAACGGGAGATTGGACGGGGGTTAGCGCCGCCATTGCTAAGGGCGAACCCGTGCGCGTCATTCAGGAAGTGGGTTCTACCCTGTGGTGCGATCGTCTTCCCGATGGACATCCCTTTAGGTTTGGCTTTGCTGAATCTGCTCAAACGGAAGCAGAAAAAGCGAGGGTTTGGATTAGTTTTACCCAACGTCAATTTTCCCCTGAATCGGAAGTTCCCAAGGTGCAATGGCATCCCCGTGTATTGTGGGTGGGGGTGGGGTGCGAACGGGGAACGCCGCGCGAGGTAATTGAAAAGGCGATTGGGCAGGTGTTCCGGGCGTATCATTTAGCAGAAGGGGCGATCGCGGGAATTGCTACTCTCGATCTGAAAGCTGATGAAGTTGGGTTAGTGGAACTGTGTGGCGATCGCAATTTCCCCCTCACAACTTTTCAGGCCCATACCTTACGTCAAATTAGCGTCCCCAACCCTTCAGCCGTGGTAGATAGCGAAGTGGGGACGCCTAGCGTGGCGGAAGCGGCGGCGATGCTGGCGGCGGGGGCGGAACAATTATTAGTCCCCAAACAAATTTATCGCGCCCAACCGGAAGAGGTGCCAGTTCATGCGGGGAAAGCGGTGACTGTGGCGATCGCTCAAGCTGAATATGAGTATACCGCTCGCCTAGGACAACTTTACTTAGTGGGAACTGGGCCGGGAAATCTCGATCAAATGACGGCGGCGGCGAAAAGCGCGATCGCCTCTGCGGATGCCATTATCGGCTATTCTCTCTACATTGATTTAATTTCCCCCCTGCTGCGTCCCGGACAAATTATTGAAGCCTTACCGATTACCCAAGAGAAGCAACGCGCTCAACGGGCGATAGAATTAGCTCAATGGGGTTTAACCGTAGCGGTGATTTCTTCTGGAGATTGCGGTATTTATGGGATGGCGGGGCTAGTCTTAGAAGCCTTACAAGCCCAAGGGTGGGATGGGAAAACGCCCGGAGTTCAGGTCTTCCCTGGGATCAGCGCCTTGCAAGCGACCGCTTCCCGCGTCGGTGCGCCCTTAATGCACGATTTTTGCGCGATCAGCCTCAGCGACCTGTTGACGCCTTGGGAGGTCATCCAGCGGCGTTTGACGGCAGCCGCCCAAGCGGATTTTATCACCGCGCTGTATAACCCGAAGTCGCAAACCCGGACGCAGCAAATTGCGATCGCCCAGTCTATTTTTTTACAATATCGCTCTCCCCAGACGCCGGTTGCGATCGCCCGTTCTGTCTATCGCCAAGATGAGGAAATCTATCTCACCACCCTGGAGAAGATGCTGGAAACGCCCATTGATATGTTAACGACCGTATTAATTGGCAACAGCAATACGCGCACCCTCGGAGAGTGGATGATTACTCCGCGCGGCTACCATTTGGGTCAGGACATTTGCCAGCCTGAAGATTGA
- a CDS encoding caspase family protein, with protein MTDSSSPKFYALLIGIDYYFPNRLPDGASYRHLKGSVRDVNAVEALLKEKLNLPEEQIYKLTASHGDDPEKPAELPSQWPTYENMVSHWQALIAQAQSQDIVYVQYCGHGGRAQTIYPSLKGGGGIDEALVPLDIGNSTSRYLRDLELVKLVQALVDKGAILTLVLDCCHSGEPTRGGDAEVRGLQTGSIDTTQRPKQSLVADELELIQTWEAIAPNNRRKGTAIAGMLPEVKDYVVLAACRPSEYAYEYGFHGKERHGALTYWLLDTLKQRTAQLTYKVLYDRIYAKVKGQFRMQTPMLLGEGDRLVFGADFTPTEYAVTVLKVELGEDNQPKQVLLDVGQAQGLVKGAAFVIYPLDMTDFSRTEQRLAIAELTQRGATQSWAEITTLLRHDIPITAGDRAVLTGVPLSFVKKVRWLGEESSAFSNAISGNGWVEAVGEDEAADYQVARVGEEYQICDDTGVSFPLKPTLAIADPQTPTLLVERLVHLAKYQTVQELENHDPSSPLRGQISVKLLGKQLDYEPGDLPRPQPFTDPNQPEAQVGECVFLEVQNNYTEVLNVVVLNLQLDWAIDQIYPASAGNRFVPIDPGDKETIPIYLSLPPGNHEGTDIFKVFATLDAANFRWLELPPLNQPIPSPISRGFAVPTNPLEELFAAVAAEQPPTRKGSTVAYPSREWTTTQVSIRVRNLPSST; from the coding sequence ATGACTGATTCATCTAGTCCCAAGTTTTACGCGCTTTTAATTGGCATTGATTACTATTTTCCCAACCGCTTACCGGATGGCGCTTCCTATCGTCATTTGAAGGGAAGCGTGCGGGATGTGAATGCAGTTGAAGCACTTTTAAAAGAGAAGTTGAATCTACCAGAAGAGCAAATCTATAAACTCACGGCTTCTCATGGGGACGATCCTGAAAAACCCGCCGAGTTGCCTTCTCAATGGCCGACCTATGAAAATATGGTGAGTCATTGGCAAGCATTAATTGCTCAGGCACAATCCCAAGATATTGTATACGTTCAGTATTGCGGTCATGGGGGACGCGCTCAGACGATTTATCCGAGTTTGAAAGGCGGGGGGGGAATTGATGAGGCGCTGGTTCCTTTAGATATTGGCAATTCTACAAGCCGCTATTTACGAGATTTGGAGTTGGTAAAACTTGTACAAGCGTTGGTGGATAAGGGAGCGATCCTGACATTGGTGTTAGACTGCTGCCATTCGGGAGAACCGACTAGAGGCGGCGATGCTGAGGTTCGGGGTTTGCAAACGGGAAGTATTGATACCACCCAACGACCAAAACAGAGTTTAGTGGCGGATGAGTTGGAATTGATACAAACTTGGGAGGCGATCGCACCAAATAACCGACGAAAGGGAACTGCGATCGCGGGAATGCTGCCAGAAGTGAAAGACTATGTAGTATTGGCAGCTTGTCGGCCTTCGGAATATGCCTATGAATACGGATTTCACGGTAAAGAACGCCACGGCGCGCTTACCTATTGGCTGCTGGATACCCTCAAGCAACGGACGGCGCAGCTTACCTATAAGGTACTGTACGATCGCATCTATGCCAAAGTGAAAGGCCAATTTCGGATGCAAACACCGATGTTACTCGGTGAAGGCGATCGCCTTGTCTTCGGTGCTGATTTTACCCCCACTGAATACGCTGTGACGGTTCTCAAAGTAGAACTTGGGGAAGATAACCAGCCGAAACAGGTTTTACTGGATGTCGGACAAGCACAGGGTTTAGTTAAGGGTGCAGCGTTCGTTATTTATCCCTTGGACATGACTGATTTTAGCCGCACTGAACAACGATTGGCGATCGCAGAATTGACCCAACGGGGTGCAACTCAATCTTGGGCCGAAATTACCACCCTATTGCGCCACGATATCCCCATTACAGCCGGAGATCGAGCCGTTTTAACCGGGGTTCCCCTCAGTTTTGTTAAAAAAGTCCGGTGGCTAGGGGAAGAGTCCTCCGCCTTCAGCAACGCCATCTCAGGGAATGGGTGGGTGGAGGCGGTTGGCGAAGATGAGGCGGCTGACTATCAGGTTGCTAGGGTTGGGGAAGAGTATCAGATTTGCGATGATACTGGCGTTTCCTTCCCCCTCAAACCAACTTTAGCCATCGCCGATCCGCAAACCCCAACGCTTTTAGTGGAACGCTTGGTGCATCTGGCTAAATATCAAACTGTGCAAGAACTGGAAAATCACGATCCGAGTTCGCCGTTAAGAGGTCAAATCTCAGTAAAGCTTTTGGGTAAACAATTAGATTATGAACCAGGAGACTTACCCCGTCCTCAACCCTTTACCGATCCGAACCAACCGGAAGCGCAGGTTGGGGAATGCGTGTTTTTAGAAGTTCAAAATAACTATACAGAGGTTCTCAATGTTGTCGTTCTCAATTTACAGTTAGATTGGGCAATCGATCAGATCTATCCAGCCAGTGCCGGAAATCGGTTTGTCCCTATCGATCCGGGTGACAAAGAAACTATTCCTATTTACCTGAGTTTACCGCCCGGAAATCACGAAGGAACTGATATTTTTAAGGTATTCGCAACCCTCGATGCAGCTAACTTTCGTTGGCTAGAACTCCCTCCCCTCAACCAACCTATTCCCTCTCCCATCAGTCGAGGTTTTGCAGTTCCCACGAACCCTTTAGAGGAACTATTTGCCGCAGTCGCCGCCGAACAACCGCCAACCCGCAAAGGAAGTACGGTGGCTTATCCGAGTCGAGAATGGACAACCACTCAAGTTAGTATTCGGGTAAGAAATCTGCCATCCTCAACCTGA
- a CDS encoding glycoside hydrolase family protein, translating into MERSLELYSDGRLYEFQKGQPFKVTETQGQVDRLIEALRFSIATTFTIAPPDKIPPEVPEARGSRYLNLAGFKLLTTFEGCELNAYDDGDGVWTIGYGHTSGVYPGMKITQAEAETHLREDLEKFETYVENAVQVSLSDNQFSALVCFCFNVGPGTEGFGGSTLLRLLNQGNYQDAAYEFPRWNKVNGKPWLGLTRRRLAEQALFLGQPWEPFLTYEETSIRVLKLTDPLMQGEDVRQLQAALKRAGMAIEADGYFGKGTETAVKQFQAQKSLNADGIVGTETRKQLGL; encoded by the coding sequence ATGGAGCGATCGCTAGAACTATACAGTGATGGTCGTCTTTACGAATTCCAAAAGGGTCAACCCTTCAAAGTCACAGAAACTCAGGGTCAAGTCGATCGGTTGATCGAGGCTTTAAGATTTAGTATCGCCACTACTTTTACCATTGCTCCTCCTGATAAAATACCGCCAGAGGTACCTGAAGCTAGAGGTTCGCGATACCTTAACTTAGCTGGGTTTAAGCTGTTAACAACCTTTGAAGGTTGCGAACTGAACGCCTATGATGATGGCGATGGAGTTTGGACGATTGGTTATGGTCATACATCTGGGGTTTACCCTGGAATGAAGATAACTCAAGCTGAAGCTGAAACGCACTTAAGAGAAGACTTAGAAAAATTTGAAACCTATGTGGAAAATGCGGTACAAGTCAGCCTAAGCGATAACCAATTTTCAGCCTTAGTCTGTTTTTGTTTTAATGTTGGCCCCGGAACAGAAGGGTTTGGGGGTTCAACGTTGTTGCGGCTGTTAAATCAAGGAAATTATCAAGATGCAGCCTATGAATTTCCCCGATGGAATAAGGTTAATGGCAAACCCTGGCTGGGATTAACGCGCAGGCGATTAGCCGAACAAGCGTTATTTTTAGGTCAACCTTGGGAACCCTTTTTAACCTACGAAGAAACGAGTATTCGAGTTTTGAAATTAACCGATCCGTTGATGCAAGGTGAAGATGTCCGTCAACTTCAAGCCGCATTAAAACGTGCTGGAATGGCAATTGAAGCCGATGGTTATTTTGGCAAAGGAACTGAGACAGCCGTTAAGCAATTTCAAGCTCAGAAAAGTTTAAATGCGGATGGAATAGTTGGGACTGAAACGCGAAAGCAATTAGGTTTGTAA
- a CDS encoding peptidoglycan-binding protein — protein sequence MEDESFSNSESTLVFEACFEINEREANSSIRASFNGLLKDAPGESTAIANGLSQQLIHQINLILPNALVSCEGFNVDLEDAAFLLVQPPAQQALHRAIQERGKTMLVNSGYRTLAQQMLLFNWLNGISPVAEPGKSNHQSGLAIDIEDPRGWEPYLIRHGWYPLAGDPPHFDFDGGGIQDIRRTAILAFQKLWNENHPTEKISEDGAYGPQTAKALNRAPANGFSKAPWDNSPRVLRLSRPMMEGSDVVRLQEKLKATGIAVSTDGLFGVGTEKAVKEFQQKNNLKPDGIVGATTLEYLK from the coding sequence ATGGAAGATGAATCTTTTAGCAATTCTGAATCAACCCTTGTCTTTGAAGCCTGCTTTGAAATTAACGAGCGAGAAGCGAATTCATCCATTCGAGCCAGTTTCAATGGTTTACTGAAAGATGCACCCGGCGAGTCAACTGCGATCGCCAATGGACTTTCACAGCAACTGATCCATCAAATTAATCTAATTCTTCCCAATGCTTTAGTGAGCTGTGAAGGATTTAATGTCGATTTAGAAGATGCAGCTTTCCTTTTAGTTCAACCCCCTGCACAACAAGCCTTACACAGAGCCATTCAAGAACGAGGAAAGACCATGTTAGTCAACTCCGGCTATCGGACATTGGCTCAACAAATGCTCTTATTTAATTGGCTCAATGGCATTAGTCCTGTTGCAGAACCGGGGAAAAGCAATCATCAAAGCGGGTTAGCAATTGATATTGAAGATCCGCGCGGTTGGGAACCTTATTTAATTCGTCACGGTTGGTATCCTTTAGCGGGAGATCCGCCTCATTTTGACTTTGATGGTGGAGGAATTCAAGATATTCGCAGAACAGCTATTTTAGCCTTTCAAAAACTGTGGAATGAAAATCACCCGACGGAGAAAATCTCTGAAGATGGTGCTTACGGTCCCCAAACAGCTAAAGCATTAAATCGCGCGCCTGCAAATGGCTTTAGTAAAGCACCTTGGGATAATTCTCCGAGAGTGTTACGCCTCAGCCGACCGATGATGGAAGGAAGCGATGTGGTCAGGCTTCAAGAAAAGCTAAAAGCGACGGGTATTGCAGTCTCTACAGATGGTTTGTTTGGGGTAGGAACGGAAAAAGCGGTTAAGGAATTTCAACAAAAAAATAATCTTAAACCTGATGGAATTGTTGGAGCAACAACCCTTGAATATTTAAAGTGA
- a CDS encoding CHAT domain-containing protein: MKTTILILAANPQGTSALALMSEIRHISEGLKRSLHRDSFNLEQRVAVRPGDLQIALRETKPRIVHFCGHGTGEQGLVLENDAGQSQCVSTEALASLFGLIGNWVECVILNACFSEVQAKAIVEQVNYVIGMRQAILDRSAIAFTTGFYEALGSGDSIERAYHFGCNRIQLEIPHSLTSRKGTVVEAGKPEIIDEHQIPVFLEKALLTPFQPILNSHSIDREATPMQNNINLIGSSNTNLTGSGTINTYSAPNNVERNQVINNNNDSSRKMEINGNIGGDFNASGQALNFGEMEISGTVTNTIEQPEKAETPEAPQLAELLKQLQAAIETNPDLSEEDKEVALEQVKVLAEAGQNPQAGGLQKASKTAMKIIKGTLVGLPTATKLIEQCNQLLPAIAGLLGLA, from the coding sequence ATGAAAACTACAATTTTGATTTTGGCCGCTAATCCGCAAGGGACTTCTGCTTTAGCTTTAATGTCAGAAATTCGTCATATTTCCGAAGGCTTGAAGCGTTCTCTTCATCGCGACTCGTTTAACTTAGAACAACGGGTTGCCGTTCGTCCGGGAGATTTGCAAATTGCCTTACGGGAAACCAAACCTAGAATTGTCCATTTTTGCGGTCACGGTACGGGAGAACAGGGATTAGTTTTAGAAAATGACGCCGGACAATCGCAGTGTGTAAGTACCGAAGCACTCGCCAGTTTATTTGGTTTAATAGGAAATTGGGTAGAGTGTGTTATCCTCAATGCCTGTTTTTCTGAGGTACAGGCTAAGGCCATTGTGGAACAGGTAAATTATGTGATTGGGATGCGCCAAGCCATTTTAGATCGAAGTGCGATCGCATTCACCACAGGATTTTATGAAGCCTTGGGTAGCGGCGACTCCATTGAACGAGCTTACCACTTTGGCTGCAACCGCATTCAATTAGAAATTCCCCATTCTCTCACCTCTCGAAAAGGGACAGTGGTGGAGGCTGGGAAGCCTGAAATTATTGACGAACATCAAATTCCTGTGTTTTTAGAAAAAGCACTCTTAACCCCTTTTCAACCTATTCTCAATTCTCATTCAATCGACCGAGAAGCTACCCCTATGCAGAACAATATAAACCTTATAGGAAGCAGCAATACAAACTTAACGGGTTCGGGAACGATTAATACTTATAGCGCACCTAATAATGTTGAGAGGAATCAAGTGATTAATAACAATAATGACTCCAGCCGGAAAATGGAAATTAATGGTAATATTGGCGGCGATTTCAATGCTAGCGGACAAGCGCTGAATTTCGGCGAGATGGAGATTAGCGGAACCGTCACAAATACCATCGAACAGCCAGAAAAAGCGGAGACACCAGAAGCGCCTCAACTCGCAGAACTCCTTAAACAACTGCAAGCAGCGATTGAAACCAATCCCGATCTCAGCGAAGAGGATAAGGAGGTAGCATTGGAACAGGTAAAAGTTCTAGCTGAAGCGGGTCAAAATCCTCAAGCGGGAGGGTTACAGAAGGCTTCAAAAACCGCGATGAAGATTATCAAAGGGACGTTGGTTGGCTTGCCGACTGCAACAAAGCTGATCGAACAGTGCAATCAACTGCTACCTGCGATCGCGGGACTACTCGGTTTAGCTTAA
- the sppA gene encoding signal peptide peptidase SppA, protein MVWFFNQKFRKQIARIEVTGAIGASTRKRVLEALKEIEEKKFPALLLRIDSPGGTVGDSQEIYSALKQLREKIKIVASFGNISASGGVYIGMGASHIMANPGTITGSIGVILRGNNLERLLDKVGVSFKTIKSGPYKDILSFDRELTEPEKDILQQLIDTSYQQFVETVAEGRQLAVETVKSFADGRIFTGQQALELGVVDRLGTEEDARRWACELVGLDPEKTQVNTIEEPKRFWSRIFGGNNRVSSGLSAGVDWVEFELSTSGLPLWIYRP, encoded by the coding sequence ATGGTGTGGTTTTTTAATCAAAAATTTCGCAAACAAATTGCTCGAATTGAGGTGACAGGTGCGATTGGGGCATCGACGCGCAAGCGCGTCTTAGAAGCGCTGAAAGAGATTGAGGAGAAGAAATTCCCCGCCCTCCTATTACGCATCGACTCGCCGGGGGGAACGGTTGGGGATTCCCAAGAAATCTACAGCGCCCTCAAGCAACTGCGCGAGAAAATCAAGATTGTTGCGAGTTTTGGCAATATTTCAGCATCAGGAGGCGTTTATATTGGTATGGGAGCTAGCCATATCATGGCAAATCCCGGCACGATTACCGGAAGTATTGGCGTCATTTTGCGGGGAAATAACCTGGAACGCTTGTTAGATAAAGTTGGCGTTTCATTCAAAACGATTAAGTCTGGCCCTTATAAGGATATTCTTTCATTCGATCGCGAACTGACTGAACCAGAAAAAGATATTCTGCAACAACTGATTGACACCAGTTACCAGCAATTTGTGGAAACGGTGGCAGAAGGGCGTCAACTGGCGGTAGAGACGGTGAAAAGTTTTGCGGATGGTCGCATTTTTACCGGACAGCAAGCTTTAGAATTGGGGGTGGTTGACCGCTTGGGAACTGAAGAAGATGCCAGACGCTGGGCGTGTGAATTGGTGGGACTCGATCCCGAAAAAACTCAAGTGAATACCATTGAAGAACCCAAGCGCTTCTGGAGTCGGATTTTCGGCGGAAATAATCGCGTCAGTTCGGGGCTATCCGCAGGGGTGGATTGGGTGGAGTTTGAACTTTCAACGAGTGGTTTACCGTTGTGGATCTATCGACCTTAA